The following is a genomic window from Fusarium verticillioides 7600 chromosome 5, whole genome shotgun sequence.
GCCTCTAGATGAAGTGGCTTTCGGCAAATGTCTTTGTTCACGGTGCTCCGACGGTTTGCTGTGTTGCGATGTGAAAGCCTTCATCTGTGCATTTCCTCCACTTGCCAACCCCTGGTGATTGTTGACCCAAGCCTTACGCCTCAATATGTGAACAATACTCCTGGCATAAGCCACCAGAGTTCACGGTGTTGGTTCAATTAACGACATAGGCCTATAAAGAAGATGTAATCTCTCTCTCGTGTCCTAACATACTCGCACACAATTCAATACTCTGTCAAACACTCCATCACCACTAAACACCATGTCTTTCGGAAAACTCACTACTTGTCTCTGGTTCGAGGACCAAGGCGAAGAGGCAGCAAACCACTACGTCTCAATCTTTGCCCCTGATTCCAAGATCAATACCATTCAACGCTACACTCCCGCCGGTCAAGACACACACGGCCAGGAACCCGGAAGGGTCATGGTAATCGAATTCGAGCTCCGAGGCCGTTCCTTTGTCGCACTTAATGGCGGTCCAGCGAAGTGGAAATTCAGCGAGGCCATTTCTCTCATGATCGACTGCAAAGATCAGGCTGAAGTTGATCACTTCTGGGAGAAGCTCAGCGAAGGAGGTGATGAGGCCCGCCAACAGTGTGGATGGTTGACCGACAAGTTTGGAGTTGCTTGGCAAGTCGTGCCTTCAGCgctcaaggagatgatgggGTCTGAGGATAAAGCTGCCGCTGGAAGAGCGACtatggccatgatgaagatgaagaagtttgaTATTGCtgagttggagaaggcgTATAAGGGTTGATGTACACCAGACGATGCTGCCAGGAAGGGATTTGATGTACTTAATCCTAGCTGTGGTGTCTATCATAGTGTCCACATAAGACGATGTTATGATTTGGAGAGTCTTCAAGATTGAGCCTATTATTGAACTAGACTGTCTTCGTCACAAGAGTCGTTAGACCCTGGCTGCTTTCCCCTAGACATCAGGTCAACGGCTGCAAAGCCGAGAGCACTCCGGACTGCACCGAGCATATCTAGAATACCAGACACTGCCTTTAAGCCGAGGATAGGCTAACAGAGATCCCGATGTCGTTTTATACAAGTTTGAATGACTATTGCTGTTCCGATCGTCGGTGTTGGACTCGGTAGACTGCCGAATAAGCTCTTATACGGCGGTAGCACCGAGGCGGCTCTTACCGGGCCGTGTCGCATCCGGAGCTTTGGAGCTGTATATCTTCGATTGTTGAGATATAGTTCTCATCTCTAAACTAATCACCTTTTACTCTGATTTCTCTAGGTGAACAATCACTCAATTGATACAACATTATCCATGTCTCTTCCACATTCAGCTCCGGGAGTGACTAAAAACCAGCCGATCACGTTGACAGAGTCTATAGACacacaagacaagaagggtTGGGTTAAGGGTTGATAACTAATTAGCTCCAAGTAGCCGCATTTAGTGGGCTATAGCTACCCCAACCTGCAAAAGCTATCCCCCAAGAGTAAATCTGCATCGGTTTTAGCGGCCTAGATCGGCTCACAAACCGCGGATCTCATCCAATTATCGATTCGAACCCTcaactttttttcttccattAAATAAATCCCCTCCACCCTCTTTCTATTCCCTCTTCCCCTCAACATCagtttcttctttcatcttcacttttgTTCCTACTACAAAAGCCCTCTCGACTGGCATTGCCTCTCTTCCTATTCAAATCTGCTGTCGTCACTTGCAATATCTGAATCAGACTTATAGCACGCTCCTCCATTGCTTTCAAGTCTCGCACTTTCAATGGCAGAGTCAGCTCATAGCTCGCTCGCCAGTGGTGGCCAGCATGATGACCCCGCGTCCAAGCCTCATCTTGCTTCTACTGGGCTTGAGAATCAGGAAGAGGGAAATGCTCGAGAGGGTGATTATGACGTTGAGACGGTAGAGCGTATCTACAGGTTTGTGACCAATCTCTTCTCAAATCGGTATATACTAACAGATTAATTTGTAGAAAGATTGATCGCCGTATCATTCCTGGTAAGTTTGCCTGTACCACGTGTGAAACCATCCACTCATCATGTTGCAGCTTTCTGGGTCCTATACTTCCTCTGCTCAGCCATCAGGTCGAATATCGGTATTGCTCAAACTatgaacaaggacaagggaCACGATCTCATGACTGTCCTTGGAATGACTCCAAAAGATGTCTCGACtgctctcgctctcttctACGTTGCATATGTCATCTTTGACTGTCcctccaacctcatcatgaGCAAGCTGAGCCCTCGTCTTTGGATGGCACGCATTGTCTTTGCTACCAGTGTCATTGGAACTTGCTTCGCTGCTGTCAACGATCCTTGGAGTGTGAAGCTACTTCGATTCTTGCTTGGACTCGTCATTGCTGGCATGTGGCCTGGTATGGCTTTCTACCTGACCTTGTTCTACCCTCCTTCGCGCACCGGCCAGCGAATTGGCTACTACTTCACTGCGTCTCAAGTGTCTGCTGCCGTTGTTGGTCTCGTGTCTGCAGGATTCCAACTTATGGATGGGGAGAGAGGCATTGTGGGCTTCCGTTGGATGTTTATGGTTtatggtcttgttggtgtccTTCTGAGCGTTATCCTCCTGTGGTGGCTCCCCGACCGTCCTCTTGCACCTGGCCAGACCCGACCCAAGACTGGTATCTTCAAGTGGCTTCCCGCTACCCCTGAGGTTCTCAAGGGCCAAGACGCAGTTATTCACTACCACGATCTTCGACGTGTTTATCACGCTCGACCCTGGAACTTTAGGGACCTAGGCCTTGTTCTGATTGATTGGCGTCTCTGGCCCCTGACTTTGATGTATTTCGGTGTCGTTGGCGTCGGCATCGGCACTCAGATGTACGGATCCGTAATCATCGCCTCCATCCGACCTGAGGCCAGCGGCGTCGAAGTTAGTCTTCTGTTTGCGCCAATCTGGATCATGGATCTcatcgccattctcatcgtcaCTCCTATCTCGGATCGCTTCCACAGATCTCGGCCTTacttcttctctgcagcTGTCTGCATTCAGATCGCCGGTCTTCTTACCACTACTCTGGCGACCAACAACGGCTGGGCTCGATATGGAGGTCTTCTCATGGTTGGTTTCGGTCTTGGTCCCACTGTCCCTATCTGCATGGCTTGGAGCTCTGagatcttccagaagcgCCATGGCGAAGTCGGAGTCGCTGCCGCGACTGCGCTCGTCTCTGGTCTCGGTAACCTGGGCAGTGTCATGACAACCTATGCTCTCTACACTGGCTGGCCGGAGGATGCCGCCCCTGGCCCTCACCAATACCGCAAGAGCAACTACACCATGATCGGAATTCTGTGCATGAGCATTCTCAGCTCATTCGCGATGAAGGCTCTTCTCACATATTTTGGCAACCCACCCAGCAACAAGCTCCAGTCAGACTCGTCTAGTGAGTTTGAGGATGGTGCAGCCCGGCGAGAGGGTCAGGAGCGCGGTTTCGGATCTCTTCCTTGGAAGAAGTCGAACCGTGCTTAAGTCTACGGGACTCCCTTGACTCGTCCGCCTGggctgcatcttcaacaatcgCCCTGGCTGACGCCTCTTAATTGAGCAGCTGGCAGTAGCCCAACCTGCTGATTCGGCTGCCTGTATCAACATGGCTATTCACTGATGACAAGCCTTGACGATATTcacttctcatcctcatccgtTAGGGTCCGATCGTTACGCCTCGAGGCGTCGCCAAAATTTCAATCTGGTATACATGCCACTAATATGACGGCCTCGACAACGATTTATGCTTTGGAGGACTCCCTGGTCTCGCGAACAGCTCGGTGACAATGCTTCAGCGCTATCACCCTGCTCCCCTCCCGAGTCCCGACCCTCCGAGCATCCTCCCATCGGATTATTTTTGATCTTTTTACTTTGATATTTACGCactgttttgctttttattATGATACCCCATCAGCGTTTGTACACGCTGTCCTACGAGTTGCCCCATTTCCCTCGGCAGCGAAAGTGCTTCTACGCCATCGCTTTGCGGATAGTGTGTTGAACCAGAGCTCGCGGCGACAATGCTTGTTACGCTATCGTTTGGCGAGTTCTGTGGGCGttttgtgtttttttttaGGTGGGAATGGTTGTATATGGCTCTTCGAGCTTGGTTACGGTGAGGGCATATTACTCGATCTTTATTATATAGTTTTGATTAGcatataaaataaataagaTATATGCTCTCCTGCTTTATTTATCCATTGGACTCGGTGACTTTTCACGACTTGTATCGGAAAGGGGGCATGGGTGGGAATACTGGCGAGACTCTCATCAAACTTCCTACTATACACCTGTGAAGTACAGAGGTCACATTTACGTTCATATTTTCACTGATCAAGACATAATATCTCATCAAATGACGTTTTGTATTCTCTAATCCAGGCGGTACATACATCGTGTTACACGCCCACAGGCAAAATCATAAGCACATGAAGATAACAAAAGGGGCAAAAAGTTAAACTCCAAATCTCAATATTTCTCATTCCTCTGCGTACCATATCCTCCCCTAATCACAGAATATCCAGTCACAGACGGAAGTGTGACCGTAGGAGGATGACAGTCGCCACCCTTTGAAAAGAACTCCTCCCCCAAAATATCCTACACTCTAAAACCCTTGTGTGTTGTTTTTATCCCAAAATTGTCTGAAGTTGAATCgggaaaaaaaagaaaaaggaaaccCGTGGCCAAGCTGCGCTTGTTTACCAGAAGCCGAGCATGCGGCGGAATCGCTCAGGAGCAGGCACGTCGCTGTGAAGACGGGCGGCCTCGACGGTCGCGGTCACGTAAACTGTCTCGGGCTCAGGGGCACGGGTAGTGGCCAGAGTGGTAGAGGCAGGGCAGGCTGTGACAACGGAAGTGATGACCTTGGCGGTCTCCTTGCCGGCACCACAGGGGACGGTGACGGTCTCAGTGACCTGGTTGGTGAGGGTGACAGTCTCAACGCCAACGGTCATGGTGTTGACACCGACGGTGACGTAGGAAGTGACTTGGTTGGTaacagtcttggtgatgacagTCTCACCGGCAGCAGGGACGGTAGTCTCCTGGCCAATGGCGCCCTCGGAAGTCTCAGCGGGAGGAACGACAACGGTGGTCTTCTCACCCTCGCCAGGAACGGTGACGACACCGGTGCCGGTAGGGACACCGTTAGAGACAGTGATAGCAGTAGTGCTGATCTCGCCGTCAGACTTGGTCATGGTGATGATAACTACACCAGTGGAAGTAGCAGTGACAGTCTCGTCAGCCTCGGAGGTCTCAGCGCCAAGGGCAGTAGAACCAACGGCCTCGGAGTCACCAGaagtctcagcagcagcagtggtctcagcagcctcagagGTAGGGGCAGCCTCAGCAGAGGAGTCGACCTGGGTCTCAGGAGGGACGACACCAGTGCCAGTGGGGACACCGTTGGTGAGAGTGATAGCAATGGTGCTAATCTCTCCGTCGGGCTTGGTCATGGTGACAACGGTGACAGCCTCAGAGCTCTCAACAGCACCGGGGGCAGTCTCGGTAACAGCCTCAGAGGTCTCGGCACCGAGAGCGGTAGAGCCAGCGGCATCGGCATCGGAGGTAGTCTCAGCGGCGGCAGTCTCGGTGGTCTTGACAGCGCCAGTGGATGTAGGGCCCTCGATGACAGGGGTACCATCGGAGATAGCACAAGACTCGGAGACAGTGAGAGTTCGGGTAGAGATGACAACATggccaccaacaccaggcTTGGTCTTGCCAGTAACCTCGGCGTCAGAGGGGAGAATGACGGAAGCGGTCTCAGTGGACTCCTTAGTGATGGGAGTAGGGGCCTTGGCAGTGGAGGAAGCATCGGCACGGCAAATCTCACGCTGCTTCTGGCAATCAGAGACCTCGAAGTTCTTTCCAGCGTTCTCAGAGCAGTCCTTGAACTGCTTGTCACAAGCATCAGTGAGAGCCTCGCCGAGCTCAGGGAATGTCTTCTCGTCAGAACCGGTACCGACAACGAAGTCACCCTTGTTGCCACGCTTGACGGGAGGGCAGGCGGCACCAATAACGACGGTGCGGTGGAAGATGGTAACCTCACGGATGACAACGATGACGGgcttgttgaccttgctgACAACAGCGCTGCTGGTAGCGGCCTCAGAAGAAACAGCGCCGGGGAGTTCATCAGAACCAGTGGTCTCGGCGCCAGCGGCAACAGTGGTGTTGGCGAAAGGTCCAGGCTGAGTGGAAACAGTGCTCTGTCCCTTACCAgtggtgaggatgatggtggtAGGAATAGgagtctcagtctcagtgCTGGCGCCAGCCTCATTAGTGGCAGTGTTGGCAGTCTGAGTAGCGTTGTCGACATCAGttgtctcctcttcaacGGGGGCGGAGGTCTCGGCAGAGGTCTCAGCGGCGTCCTGGGTAGCTCCGGTAgtctcaagagcagcagagGTGTCGAGGGtggtctcgccaacaacTCCAGTTGcaacagtcttggtcttACCGCCAGCACACTTGGTGCAagggatggtgatggtctggTTAACGTAGCGGGTAGTACCACGGGTGATGAAAGAGGTAGGGACAACAGTGGTCACATCAGCAGTCTGTTCAGTGATGGAACCAGAGTCAGTGGCCTCGGCAGTGGAAAGAGTCTCGGCCTCAGTAGTGGCAGCCTCGGAAACGGTCTCGCTGGAAACCTCAGAGACAGCCTCGGAAGTACCAGCAGCTGCGGCATCGCCAGAAGTAGTAGCATCAGCGGTGGAGAGAGCCTCGGACTCGGAGACAGTCTCAGAAGCAGCCTCGGAAGTACCCTCAGCACCAGCGTCGGCGGTAGAAGAAGCAGTGCACTTAGAGCAAGGGATGGTGACGGTCTCATCAACGAAGATAGTGGTGCCGTCAGTGATGTAAGAAGTAGGAATGACAGTCACTTCAGCAGTCTGGTCAGAAACACTGCCAACATCACTGGTGATGACAGTAGTGATAACCTCAGAAGTGACCTCGGCGTCGGCATCACCAGCAGTGGAAGCTGTGCATCGAGAGCAAGGAATTGTGACAGTCTCGTCGACGAAGATGGTAGTTCCGTCAGTGATATAAGAGGTGGGAACAACGGTCACCTCAGGAACATCAGGAACCTCATAAGGGTTGCCAGCAgaagtcttgggcttctggCGAGTAACGGTCCTGGTGAGTGTGACCTTCTCCTGGGCAATGACACCCTCCACGAGAGCCTGTAGGCTGACAGCCGCGATAAGAACGTTGCGCATGAACATGGTGAAGGAAGTAAATCGGAAAGGCGTAGATTGGTTTCGTGTTTTGTTGATTTGGCAATGAGTGTAAATACTCTATCAAAGAGCAAAGTTGTTGTTAACTTGGAAAAAGGCGGCCAAAGCACCTGTCAAAGGGAACGACTGAGAAAAGAAGCCCAAACCTGGGAACAAAACGGAATGAGAATGAATGAGAGTTGAGTATGGAGAAGAATTGGACTCCAAAGAAGCAGCGACAGCTTCGTCTTTAAGAAGGCATCTCGCCTGGCAGTATACCTAGTATCAACGTCCACACTCAGCGTCAAACTCTGACGGGTGGCTGAGCAAACGGgacatccttgacatcgatcGGGACTTAATTAAAGTGGTCTCAACATGAGACGTGATGGATATGTAGGCGCCCCGTCATGTGCCTTGATTCAGCGAGATTCTAGGATCAGTATAGACGAGACGTGGTTTGGAAGCAAGTGGATAAGCTGAGCATGGACAGACATTACCATATTAGGCTCGAGGGCCTAGGACGAGTTGCCTTGTGGACTGGATGATAGAGGCAGAATAGCATGGGCCCCAGATGCAAGGTTCGCGACCTCAGCAGATAGTGGAGGGATTGACCGGCCCCTGTCACCGTCCATCTGTTCATGATGAATTATCCGGGAGCCAATGGTAGCCAAGCCAACTAGTTCTCCCATGATGGGGACTTGATGATGGTTCCATTCGGTTGCCTCGGTACTCTTGGAATCAACAGGCGTTCACCCTCTGTTGGTATACGGCCGACTGTAGAACGGTGAAACTATTCCCGCCAGATCCAAGATCCAAAAATAGGACGGGCCAGCACTTGCTGGTAAACAATATGGATGAGACAGGCCATGGTGAATATAGAGAAGAGCTAAGTTTGAAGTTGTTTATTTGGTCCAGTGCCGATCCTCCTAGTAATTTAATTTGCCGTTCAAACAGATTCGGTTGTTTGTGATGTGACAATGTGATGAGATCcaggtgaggtgaggtgaggttaACGGAATAATTGTCAACGCTAGAAAGGATCGTATGCAGGGATGCGAGGCATGGGAATATGCATAAAGTGGAGGTTGCAAGGGGGCGGGGTTATAACGTCGCACCAGACTCCGAGAGACATGGGGGAGACAAGGGTTTATCGTTTGCTTTTCCATATGACGGGAATATCAGAAATACGAGTAAACATTGTACTAGTCCACAGATCATGAGAGTTATCGATACTATTACTTTCGGATCTCGGTTCAGTTGCATCGTTGTTTTGACGATCTCAACCTGAACCACTTACACGATACTCAGCCTCTTTcaacttctcttctcacaCAAAACAATGCCAAGTAACAGATCGGAGAGACCGTCCGCAAATATTTCCTCTTTAGAGACCAAAGCCTTGGATGACAGATCAAGAGAttggtgatgctgagagaGACCCTGGTCCAAGCGCTTCGTCTCTTACTGTAGATGAATCAAACCCAAGTTTCATGACTCCCCAACCTTGCCTCGTCCTTGTTTCAGAAACGGCTCCACGACCCGAAAAGAGGTCTCGAGTTCATGCAATTTGCCTCTGTTTTCACACGAATAGCGCTCTTTCGTCTACACTCAAAACAAGCATAATCTCTtcctgaagatgctgcaATTGCGCCTCACCCTTTTCCCTTTGCCCTCCAAACAAACACAGCCCCCCCCGGGGGACATGGTGTAGTAATAGGCATGTTCCGAGTGTTTGTATCAAAGAGTGTTATTTTAGTAGCATGGCCAGTGTGTTTCCGTCAACAGGGATTATAACTAACTTTCTTGGGCTGTAAATCCTCTGAGGCTCATAACGGCACACACACTTACGCGGATGGATGCACTTcggttggtgatgagatgactTTTTCATATAAAGTGATTCGAGCCCAGGATTGCATCAATGCATCAGCGCTACTCACCACGCTTGGATGCCCGTTTACCTTGCGAGAGCCACTCGTTAGATGTCGCTATGATACTGCACGGCCGGATCGCCGCCTTTTTAATTTACGTAGCTGCAGCTACTCATCCTGTTTGCTATTTCCCTGGATCGGCTTGTTTCTGTTTCATGAAACGGGATGGGGGTTCATGATCCTTCGtaatcaatatcaacatgaTTTCTGCTCTTGACGCGGCTCGATATTGTTCGAATTACGGGAACTTGAGACTGTGATACTATTTGCCTTGGATGCGGATATCTCGGAAATTGCGTCACTATATGGGCCGTGTATCACTGGAgtttgttttgtttgaaTCCTACGTCTGCTCATATTGAGTTTGATATTTGAGCTGATGCCCTCAGCAAACGTCTATCAACACCTGTCATCCCTGTCGTAGAGCCAGCATAGCTTGTTGGAaacgtcatcgtcgtcgccatCCTCAAAATTATCTGTCCAAGCATGCTCTCGAGGTTCCCTTTCAGCGACACGGAATCTAtcctaggggaggaaagaaaactcagggtcttgatcctaaatgataaaaagacttaggtgATTTGGGATACATTCAGGATACTTTCTGCTAGGTTTATTTTGATATCTCATATCAGTCTAATATTTCCTTGCTCCCCGTACCCATATGCATATGTTCCATATTACTATCTCTGAGTCTTGATCCTCCGAACCAATATTAACAAATCCACCACGCTCGGTTGTTG
Proteins encoded in this region:
- a CDS encoding methyltransferase, which produces MSFGKLTTCLWFEDQGEEAANHYVSIFAPDSKINTIQRYTPAGQDTHGQEPGRVMVIEFELRGRSFVALNGGPAKWKFSEAISLMIDCKDQAEVDHFWEKLSEGGDEARQQCGWLTDKFGVAWQVVPSALKEMMGSEDKAAAGRATMAMMKMKKFDIAELEKAYKG